In Sulfitobacter albidus, the following proteins share a genomic window:
- a CDS encoding fasciclin domain-containing protein: MFRKTALALTASAALATSAFAAGHAKDVVDTAAAAGDFSTLLAAAEAAGLVETLKGDGPFTVFAPTDAAFAALPEGTVEDLLKPENKEQLASILTYHVIAGKVMSTDLQDDMEAATVNGDTVMIDLDNGVMVDNANVTTADIEATNGVIHVIDAVIMPGS, translated from the coding sequence ATGTTCCGTAAAACAGCACTCGCACTGACAGCCTCCGCCGCACTGGCAACATCCGCTTTCGCCGCAGGCCACGCGAAAGACGTCGTCGACACAGCAGCCGCAGCCGGTGACTTCTCCACCCTGCTCGCCGCAGCCGAAGCCGCCGGTCTGGTCGAAACGCTGAAAGGCGACGGCCCGTTCACCGTCTTCGCCCCCACCGATGCCGCATTTGCAGCACTGCCCGAAGGCACTGTCGAGGATCTGCTCAAGCCAGAAAACAAGGAGCAGTTGGCCTCCATCCTGACCTACCACGTGATCGCGGGCAAAGTGATGTCCACCGATCTGCAGGACGATATGGAAGCGGCCACCGTCAACGGTGATACCGTGATGATCGACCTCGACAACGGCGTCATGGTCGACAACGCCAACGTCACCACAGCCGACATCGAAGCCACCAACGGTGTGATCCACGTCATCGACGCGGTCATCATGCCCGGCAGCTAA
- the msrQ gene encoding protein-methionine-sulfoxide reductase heme-binding subunit MsrQ codes for MTRVIDAINRGARRVPTWVVYILYMLPVPYLLYLAQTGGLGREPIKALEHELGEIALQLLIIGLCVTPLRRFTGLNLLKFRRALGLLAFIYVVLHLTVWVVLDMSLLWGQMWADIWKRPYITVGMAGFLVLLPLAVTSNNASVRRLGAAGWRQLHKLTYLAVVLGGIHYLWLAKGFQLEPILYMAVILALLALRVVPKRR; via the coding sequence ATGACGCGTGTGATTGACGCCATCAACCGAGGCGCACGACGTGTGCCAACTTGGGTTGTCTATATACTCTATATGCTGCCGGTGCCGTATCTCCTGTATCTGGCGCAGACTGGCGGCCTGGGACGCGAACCCATCAAGGCGCTGGAGCATGAGCTGGGGGAGATCGCCCTGCAGCTGCTGATCATCGGTCTGTGCGTTACCCCTCTGCGCCGCTTTACCGGGCTGAACCTGCTGAAATTCCGGCGCGCGCTTGGCCTGCTGGCATTTATATATGTCGTGCTGCACCTGACGGTCTGGGTGGTGCTGGATATGAGCCTGCTGTGGGGGCAGATGTGGGCCGACATCTGGAAGCGTCCGTATATCACTGTCGGAATGGCCGGTTTTCTGGTGCTGTTGCCGCTGGCGGTGACATCGAACAATGCATCGGTGCGCAGGCTGGGGGCGGCGGGCTGGCGGCAGCTTCACAAGCTGACCTATCTGGCCGTTGTACTGGGCGGCATTCACTATCTTTGGCTGGCGAAGGGATTTCAGCTGGAGCCGATCCTCTACATGGCCGTGATTCTGGCTTTGCTGGCCCTGCGAGTCGTTCCAAAACGCCGCTGA
- the msrP gene encoding protein-methionine-sulfoxide reductase catalytic subunit MsrP translates to MAYRWKNTLKDHHVTDEAFFLNRRQIMGGALAGLGLASIAGEARAQEALEPNSYEDITQYNNYYEFGTGKGDPARNAHTLTTEPWTVKIDGMVDRPGAYGFDDIMKAMTVEERLYRFRCVEAWSMVIPWNGFELADLLDMAGVQSSAKYVAFETALRPDEMPGVRFPVLDWPYVEGLRLDEAVHPLTIMATGIYGKDIPNQNGAPLRLVVPWKYGFKSIKSVVRITLTDKEPPTSWNKANAREYGFYSNVNPEVDHPRWSQATERPVGGGLFAGRIPTLMFNGYEEDVAELYAGMDLTANF, encoded by the coding sequence ATGGCCTATCGCTGGAAAAATACGTTGAAAGATCACCACGTCACCGACGAGGCGTTTTTTCTGAACCGGCGGCAGATCATGGGCGGCGCTTTGGCCGGGCTCGGCCTTGCGTCGATCGCCGGGGAGGCGCGCGCGCAGGAGGCGTTGGAGCCCAACAGCTACGAGGACATCACACAGTACAATAACTACTATGAGTTCGGCACGGGCAAAGGCGATCCGGCCCGCAATGCGCATACGCTGACGACAGAGCCCTGGACGGTCAAGATCGACGGGATGGTCGACAGGCCCGGCGCCTACGGCTTTGACGACATCATGAAGGCGATGACGGTTGAGGAACGTCTGTACCGCTTCCGCTGTGTTGAGGCGTGGTCGATGGTGATCCCGTGGAACGGATTTGAGCTGGCGGATCTGCTGGACATGGCGGGCGTGCAATCTTCGGCGAAATACGTGGCCTTCGAGACCGCGCTGCGCCCCGACGAGATGCCCGGCGTGCGCTTTCCGGTGCTGGACTGGCCCTATGTGGAGGGGCTGCGCCTGGACGAGGCGGTGCATCCGCTGACGATCATGGCGACGGGGATCTATGGCAAGGACATCCCGAACCAGAACGGTGCGCCGCTGCGTCTGGTGGTGCCATGGAAATACGGGTTCAAATCGATCAAATCCGTGGTTCGGATCACCCTGACGGACAAGGAGCCGCCGACGAGCTGGAACAAGGCGAACGCGCGCGAGTACGGGTTTTATAGTAACGTGAACCCGGAAGTGGATCACCCCCGCTGGTCACAGGCGACCGAGCGTCCGGTGGGCGGGGGGCTTTTTGCGGGCCGGATCCCGACGCTGATGTTCAACGGCTACGAGGAAGACGTGGCCGAGCTTTACGCGGGGATGGACCTGACAGCGAACTTCTGA